The nucleotide sequence ATCGAGAAAATAGATCCCTAAACCTCCGGATTGCTGCTCGTAAAAACGATATCCATCAGCGAGATCAACAAGTGCATCCTCAAGGACTGTGACGTTCATCACACCTGATCCCAGACCCTGCGTTTGGCTTCAGCCAAATCAATGAACTTCGACTTTCCTTCCTGAATCCGTTGCTCCCGCTCTCGCAACACGTCACCATGCCATTCAGGCGATGGAACATCAGCCTGTGA is from bacterium and encodes:
- a CDS encoding addiction module protein — its product is MHTAIPLDKMDVTEKLRALEEIWDSLCHSQADVPSPEWHGDVLREREQRIQEGKSKFIDLAEAKRRVWDQV